One Peromyscus leucopus breed LL Stock chromosome 4, UCI_PerLeu_2.1, whole genome shotgun sequence genomic region harbors:
- the Mybpc3 gene encoding myosin-binding protein C, cardiac-type — protein MPEPGKKTVSAFIKKPRSVEVAAGSAAVFEAETERAGVKVRWQRDGSDVGAGDKYGVAAEGKRHTLTVRDAGPADQGSYAVIAGSSKVKFDLKVTEAAPPEKAEPEVAPAPEEAPGAPREVPAPATELEGNVPSPEGSVSGTPEGSAPENQGAPDDPIGLFLMRPQDGEVTVGGSIVFSARVAGASLLKPPLVKWFKGKWVDLSSKVGQHLQLHDSYDRASKVYLFELHITDAQATSAGGYRCEVSTKDKFDSCNFNLTVHEAMGSADLDLRSAFRRTSLAGAGRRTSDSHEDAGTLDFSSLLKKRDSFRRDSKLEAPAEEDVWEILRQAPPSEYERIAFQHGVTDLRGMLKRLKGMKHDEKKSTAFQKKLEPAYQVNKGHKIRLTVELADPDAEVKWLKNGQEIQMSGSKYIFESIGSKRTLTISQCSLADDAAYQCVVGGEKCSTELFVKEPPVLITRSLEDQLVMVGQRVEFECEVSEEGAQVKWLKDGVELTREETFKYRFKKDGRKHHLIINEATLEDAGHYAVRTSGGQALAELIVQEKKLEVYQSIADLSVGAKDQAVFKCEVSDENVRGVWLKNGKELVPDSRIKVSHIGRVHKLTIDDVTPADEADYSFVPEGFACNLSAKLHFMEVKIDFVPRQEPPKIHLDCPGSTPDTIVVVAGNKLRLDVPISGDPAPTVVWQKVVTQGKKAPAGPPPDAPEDAGADEAWVFDKKLLCETEGRVRVETTKDRSVFTVEGAEKEDEGVYTVTVKNPVGEDQVNLTVKVIDVPDAPAAPKISNVGEDSCTVQWEPPAYDGGQPVLGYILERKKKKSYRWMRLNFDLLRELSHEARRMIEGVAYEMRVYAVNAVGMSRPSPASQPFMPIGPPGEPTHLTVEDVSDTTVSLKWRPPERVGAGGLDGYSVEYCLEGCSEWVAALQGLTERTSLLVKDLPTGARLQFRVRAHNVAGPGAPVVTKEPVTVQEILQRPRLQLPRHLRQTIQKKVGEPVNLLIPFQGKPRPQVTWTKEGQPLAGDEVSIRNSPTDTILFIRAARRTHSGTYQVTVRIENMEDKATLVLQIVDKPSPPQDIRITETWGFNVALEWKPPQDDGNTEIWGYTVQKADKKTMEWFTVLEHYRRTNCVVSELIIGNGYYFRVFSHNLVGSSDKAAVTKEPVFIPRPGITYEPPKYKALDFSEAPSFTQPLANRSVIAGYNAVLCCAVRGSPKPKISWFKNGLDLGEDARFRTFSKQGVLTLEIRKPCPYDGGVYVCRATNLQGEAQCECRLEVRVPQ, from the exons ATGCCTGAGCCAGGGAAAAAAACAG TGTCAGCCTTCATCAAGAAGCCGCGGTCGGTGGAGGTGGCCGCGGGCAGCGCTGCCGTGTTCGAGGCTGAGACGGAACGCGCCGGCGTGAAGGTGCGGTGGCAGCGGGACGGCAGTGACGTCGGAGCCGGGGACAAGTACGGTGTGGCGGCGGAGGGCAAGCGGCACACGCTGACCGTGCGAGATGCGGGCCCTGCGGACCAGGGTTCCTATGCGGTCATCGCAGGCTCCTCCAAGGTCAAGTTTGACCTCAAGGTCACAGAGGCAG CCCCTCCAGAGAAGGCAGAGCCTGAAGTTGCTCCCGCCCCTGAGGAGGCCCCTGGAGCTCCCAGAGAAGTCCCAGCTCCAGCCACTGAGTTGGAAGGAAACGTTCCAAGTCCTGAAG GGTCAGTCTCGGGAACCCCGGAAGGCTCAGCCCCAGAAAATCAGGGAGCCCCCGATGACCCGATCGGCCTTTTTCTGATGCGGCCCCAGGATGGCGAGGTGACTGTGG GGGGCAGCATTGTCTTCTCAGCCCGTGTGGCTGGAGCCAGCCTCCTGAAACCGCCTCTGGTCAAGTGGTTCAAGGGCAAGTGGGTGGACCTGAGCAGCAAGGTGGGCCAGCACCTGCAGCTTCATGACAGCTACGACCGGGCCAGCAAG GTCTACCTGTTTGAGCTGCACATCACGGACGCTCAGGCCACGTCTGCTGGGGGCTACCGCTGTGAGGTGTCTACCAAGGACAAATTCGACAGCTGCAACTTCAACCTCACTGTCCATG AGGCCATGGGCTCTGCGGACTTGGACCTGAGATCAGCTTTCCGCCGCAC GAGCCTGGCTGGAGCAGGTCGGAGAACCAG TGACAGCCATGAAGACGCTGGGACTTTGGACTTCAGTTCCTTGCTGAAGAAGAG AGA CAGTTTCCGGAG GGACTCAAAGCTGGAGGCACCTGCTGAGGAGGACGTGTGGGAGATCCTGAGACAGGCGCCACCATCAGAATATGAGCGCATCGCCTTCCAGCACGGAGTCACAGATCTGCGCGGCATGCTGAAGAGGCTCAAGGGCATGAAGCACGATGAAAAGAAGAGCACAG CCTTTCAGAAGAAGCTGGAGCCAGCCTACCAGGTAAACAAGGGCCACAAGATCCGGCTTACTGTGGAACTGGCCGACCCGGATGCTGAGGTCAAGTGGCTGAAGAATGGACAGGAGATCCAGATGAGTGGCAG CAA GTACATCTTCGAGTCCATTGGTTCCAAGCGCACCCTGACCATCAGCCAGTGCTCACTGGCTGACGATGCAGCCTACCAatgtgtggtggggggtgagAAATGCAGCACAGAGCTCTTTGTCAAAG AGCCCCCGGTGCTGATCACACGGTCCCTGGAAGACCAACTGGTGATGGTGGGGCAGCGTGTGGAGTTTGAGTGTGAGGTATCAGAAGAAGGGGCCCAGGTCAAATG GCTGAAGGATGGGGTGGAGCTGACTCGTGAGGAGACCTTCAAATACCGGTTCAAGAAGGATGGGCGGAAACACCACCTGATCATCAACGAGGCGACCCTGGAGGATGCCGGACACTACGCAGTACGCACAAGCGGGGGCCAGGCACTGGCTGAGCTCATTGTGCAAG AGAAGAAGCTGGAGGTGTACCAAAGCATCGCAGACCTGTCAGTGGGCGCCAAGGACCAGGCTGTGTTTAAGTGTGAAGTTTCAGATGAGAACGTGCGCGGCGTGTGGCTGAAGAATGGGAAGGAGCTGGTGCCTGACAGCCGCATAAAGGTGTCCCATATAGGGCG GGTCCACAAACTGACCATTGATGACGTCACACCTGCCGATGAGGCCGACTACAGCTTTGTGCCTGAAGGATTTGCCTGCAATCTGTCTGCCAAGCTCCACTTCATGG agGTCAAGATTGACTTTGTGCCCAGGCAGG AACCTCCCAAGATCCACTTGGACTGTCCCGGCAGCACACCAGACACCATTGTGGTCGTTGCTGGGAACAAGTTACGCCTGGATGTCCCTATTTCTGGGGACCCTGCTCCCACTGTGGTCTGGCAGAAGGTTGTCACACAG GGGAAGAAAGCCCCAGCTGGGCCACCCCCTGATGCCCCAGAAGATGCGGGCGCAGATGAAGCGTGGGTGTTTGATAAGAAG CTGCTGTGTGAGACCGAGGGCCGGGTCCGTGTGGAGACCACCAAAGACCGCAGCGTCTTCACAGTTGAAGGGGCAGAGAAAGAAGACGAGGGCGTCTACACTGTCACGGTGAAGAACCCTGTGGGAGAGGACCAAGTCAACCTCACAGTCAAGGTCATCG ACGTGCCAGACGCTCCTGCGGCCCCCAAGATCAGCAACGTGGGCGAGGACTCCTGCACCGTGCAGTGGGAACCGCCGGCCTACGACGGTGGGCAGCCGGTCCTGG GCTACATCTTGGAGcgcaagaagaagaagagttaCAGGTGGATGAGGCTCAACTTCGACCTGCTGCGAGAGCTGAGCCACGAGGCGAGGCGCATGATCGAGGGCGTGGCCTACGAGATGAGAGTCTACGCAGTCAATGCTGTGGGGAtgtccaggcccagccctgccTCTCAACCCTTCATGCCTATTG GCCCCCCCGGGGAACCAACCCACCTGACTGTGGAGGACGTGTCTGACACCACCGTATCACTCAAGTGGCGGCCCCCCGAGCGCGTGGGTGCGGGTGGCCTGGACGGCTACAGCGTGGAGTACTGCCTAGAGGGCT GCTCCGAGTGGGTGGCTGCTCTGCAGGGGCTGACAGAACGCACCTCCCTGCTGGTGAAGGACCTACCCACTGGGGCCCGGCTGCAGTTCCGAGTGAGGGCCCACAACGTGGCCGGGCCTGGAGCCCCTGTCGTCACCAAGGAGCCAGTGACAGTGCAGGAGATACTGC AACGACCACGGCTCCAACTGCCCAGACACCTGCGGCAGACCATCCAGAAGAAAGTTGGGGAGCCTGTGAACCTCCTCATCCCTTTCCAG GGCAAACCCCGGCCGCAAGTGACCTGGACTAAAGAGGGGCAGCCCCTGGCAGGTGATGAGGTGAGCATCCGGAACAGCCCCACAGACACCATCTTGTTCATCCGGGCTGCCCGCCGCACCCACTCAGGCACCTACCAGGTGACAGTTCGAATTGAGAACATGGAGGACAAGGCCACGCTGGTCCTACAGATCGTGG ACAAGCCAAGTCCTCCCCAGGATATCCGGATCACTGAGACTTGGGGTTTCAATGTGGCTCTGGAGTGGAAGCCACCCCAAGATGATGGCAACACAGAGATCTGGGGTTATACTGTCCAGAAAGCTGACAAGAAGACCATG GAGTGGTTCACCGTTCTGGAGCATTACCGCCGCACTAACTGTGTGGTATCAGAGCTCATCATTGGCAACGGCTACTACTTCCGGGTCTTCAGCCACAACCTGGTGGGCTCCAGCGACAAAGCCGCGGTCACCAAGGAGCCTGTCTTTATTCCAAGACCAG GCATCACATACGAGCCAcccaagtacaaggccctggactTCTCTGAGGCCCCAAGCTTCACCCAGCCCTTGGCAAACCGCTCCGTCATCGCGGGCTATAACGCCGTCCTCTGCTGTGCGGTGCGGGGGAGTCCGAAG CCCAAGATTTCCTGGTTCAAGAACGGCCTGGACCTGGGAGAAGATGCTCGCTTCCGTACGTTCAGCAAGCAGGGGGTACTGACCCTGGAGATCAGGAAGCCCTGCCCCTATGATGGGGGTGTCTATGTCTGCAGGGCCACCAACTTGCAGGGCGAGGCACAGTGTGAGTGCCGTCTGGAGGTGCGAG TTCCTCAATGA